GGCCGGGCTGCTGCAGGGCGGCGGCGATCCCAGCGGCGCCGTCAACCTGGCACGCAAGCGCCCGCTGAAAGAGGGCGGCGTCAGCGTCACGGCCAAGGCCGGCTCCTGGGATCGCTATGCGGCCCAAGTCGATGGCAGCCGCGCGCTGAATGCCGAAGGCACGCTGCGCGGCCGGGTCGTGCTGGACGTGGAGGACGAGCATTCCTTCATCGACTACGTGAACCGCCGCAACAACACGCTGTACGGCACGCTGGAGTACGACCTCTCGCCCCAGACCCAGGTCAGCATCGGCGCCAGCTACGAGTCCTTCAAGGGCAGGCCCTTCATCTCGGGACTGCCGCGCTACAGCGACGGGCGCGACATCGCCCTGCCGCGCTCCACCTACCTGGGCGCCAACTGGAACCGCCAGGACAATAGCACCCGCACTCTTTATGCCGACCTGACGCACCAGTTCAACGATCATTGGCGCGCCAAGGTCTCGGCCATCCAGGTGCAGGAAGATGTCTATCTCAAGTACGCCTCCTCACAGCGCGCCGTCAACCCGGCCACCGGGCTGGGCGGCACCGTGGCCAATATCACCGATGCCAGCCAGAAAGCCTCGGGCATCGATGCCAACCTGACCGGCGAATTCACGGCCTTCGGCCGCCGGCACGAGATGGTGCTCGGCGCCAGCTACAACCACACGCGCCTCAACACCGACTACAGCTCCAAGACCCCGTTCACCCCCATCGACGTGTTCGCGCCCAACCCCTACCGGGCCGAGCCCAGCGATGCCGAGATTCGCTACGCCAACACCGAGAACCGCCTGGCCACCACCCGCCAGCTGGGCGCCTATGCTGCGCTGCGCCTGCAACTGAGCGACCCGCTCAAGCTGGTGGTGGGAGGTCGTGCGGCCTCCTACAAGACCATCTGGGACACGACCGTCACCACACTGGGCACCGCCACCCCTTCGTCCACCCTGCAGGACAACCACCGCTTCATGCCGTTTTCGGGCCTGATCTATGCAATCAACCCCAGCTGGTCGGCCTACGCCAGCTATGCCAATATCTTCAATCCCCAGTGGTCGCTGAACGCTGCGGGCCAGAACCTCAAGCCCATCCAGGGCGCCACCTACGAGGTCGGCCTCAAGGGCGAAATCCTGGGCGGCCGTGCCAACACGGCCTTTGCCCTGTATCGCGTGGATCAGAAAAACCGCGCCACCGAAGATCTGTCCTCGGGCCCGAACTGCCGCGACGGTTACTACTGCTACAGCGACGACGGCCGCGTACGCAGCCAGGGCTTGGACGCCGAGATCAGCGGCGAACTCAGCCGCGGCTGGAACCTGTTTGCCGGCTATACCTTCAACCGCAACACCTACGAGCGCGACATCAACAACCAGGGCCTGGACTTCAATACCTACACGCCCAAGCACATGCTGCGCCTGTGGACCACCTACCAGCTGCCCGGCGCCTGGAGTGCCTTCACACTAGGCGGTGGCGTGAACACCCAGAGCGCCTCCTACCGCAAGATCGGCACGGTGGACATCACTGCGCCCGGGCGTGCCGTGTGGAGCAGCTATGTGCGCTATCAGATCAACCGGCAGTGGCAGGCCTCGTTGAACTTCAACAACATGTTCGACAAGCGCTACTACACCTCGATCGGCAACCTGGTCAACAGCAGCCACTATGGCGATCCGCGCAATGTGATGCTGACGCTGCGCGGCACATTCTGAATGCAGCAGACGTGAAAAAGGCCGCTTTGCAGCGGCCTTTGCCTTTTGCAGGGGCTGGCGCAGACTACATGCCGCGCGCCCAGAAGATGGCAACCACGGCGATCACCGGCACCACATGGCCCTGCCACATCACCCACTTGCGGGCCTGCTTGATCTCATCGGGCGCCGGCAGCTGACCGCTCGCATCCAGCGTCCTCTTCCAGCGGCGGAAGGTCAGCGTGGGCTTGAGCGAGAGCAAAAAGGCGATGACGAACAGCGTCATCTTGAGATGGAACAGCGGCGAGGCCGTATAGGCTCCCATGCCCTTGACGCCCCAGAGCAGGCGCGCAATACCGGTCAGCAGCAGGACGATGGCGGCAATGCCGTAAATCATGTCCAGTCTGGCCAGACGCTGCACCACCGCTACATTCATCCACTCCACACGGCACAGGGCGGCCTGGCTGGTCAGAAACACCACCAGGGTCAGGATCGCCAGCAGATGGGCGCTGGCAAGAACAGCTTCAAAGGTCATGGCTTCATCGTAGCAAAAAGGACGGGTTCAGCGGCCCGGATCGGGCCACGGCGGCCGGTCCATTGTCTACCGTTTCAGGCCCGCTCAGAGATCCACGCCGAGACGAAAGAAGTCCGGCTGGTTGTAGTGGTGCTTGAGATAGTCGATCCACATGCGCACGCGCAGCGGCATGTGCTTGCGCTGGGGGAAGACCACGAAGATGCCGTTGGGCGGCGCCGCAAACTCTTCCAGCACGGGCACGAGGCGACCGGCGGCGATCTCGGCCTCCACCTCCCAGGTACTGCGCCAGGCAATGCCCCAGCCGCCCAGGCACCAGTCGTGCAACACCTGACCGTCGGAGCAGTCCAGCGGGCCGCCCGGCTTGAAGTGCACGACCTCGCTGGTGCCGCTTTCGGGATGCGGGATGCGGAAGGCCCAGCCCCGCGTCTGCGAGGCATCGGACGACAGCGTCAGGCAGTCATGCTGGGTCAGTTCGCTGGGATGCTTGGGCGTGCCGCGGCGCTCCAGATAGCCGGGCGTGGCCACGCACAGGCGGCGGTTGTCGGCGATGCGCACGCTGACCAGGGCCGAGTCCGGCAGATCGCCCACGCGCACCGCGCAATCGAAGCCCTCGCCCGCCAGATCGACCACGCGGTCGCTGAGGTTCAGCGAGATGGTGACATCGGGGTGCAAGTCGCGAAAACGCGGCACCAGCGGCGCCACATGGCGGCGGCCGAAACCGGCAGGCGCCGTGATGCGCAGATGGCCCGTGGCCTTGACGCCGCCGGCCGACACACTGGCCTCTGCATTGCACACATCGGAGAGCAGGCGCTGGCAATCTTCCAGGAAGGCACTGCCTTCATGGGTCAGCGATATGCGGCGCGTGGTGCGCACCATGAGCTTGACCCCCAGATGCTCTTCCAGAGCATCCAGACGGCGCCCCATGATGGCGGGCGCCACACCTTCGGCCTTGGCGGCAGCCGTCAAGCTGCCCCTGGTCGCTACCGATACAAAAGACTCAAATGCCTTGAGTTTGTCCATGACCGCTGCTCCTGTCTGTTCCGTGTTGTCTCCTGCTGCGGTAGGGTGCACTATTAATACAAGAGCACATACCGCACAAGCAGTCTTGATTTCTCAAATGTTTTTATCGAAAGTTCTTTAAACAAGAGCGCTGACTGCTATCACTATAAAAGTCATTAATCAACGCCGCATGCCTGTCCCGCATGTGACTTCAGTGCGATATATCTTACTTAGAAGTCACAAGTTGCCAGTGAATCTTTGATGTTTATATATGTTTATATCAAAATTTACCGTTTTCCCTGAAGCAGGAATATCGCTTATTCGCCAGCGCCATGAGCTTGTGGGCACCGTCAGGCGTTAAACCTATGATTTGCAAAACACATTTACAAATCCGCTGCCACCTGCCTTCATGAGCTTTTCACCCGTTTCTGCCGCCCAACTGGCCGATCTGCTGGGCCGCTCCGGCCAGGGCTGCGCGCTCTGGAATGCCAAGGGAGTGCTGCTCATGGCCACTCCCGCCTGGTGCCAATGGCTGGAGGTGGACGAGGGCGCAAGCCCAGTCGGCCAGCCGCTGCAGCGCCTGCTGCCCGCCAGCATCTGGCACACCCATGGCCAGCGCTTCGCCGCCGCCGCCCGGGGGCTGCGCCAGGAATACGACGACACCCGCAGCGGCGACTTCGGTGCGCAGCGCCACCGCCGCATACAGCTCACGCCGGGAGCCGCCGATGCCCAGGGCCGGCATGAGGTGCTGATGCAGCTCAGCGACATCGACCGCGAATATGCGCGCGGCGAAGTCATGGCCCGCCAGCGCGAGCAGTTGCAGGCCTTGCACGAACAGCTGCGCAGCCACCGCCAGGACGCCGGCGAACTGGACCGGCTGCGCACCCTGCTGGACTGGCGCACGGCCATGCTGAGCGAGCACAACGAGATGCTGCAGCTGCTGTCGCACGAAATCCGCCAGCCGCTGAACAATGCCTCGGCCGCCATGCAGGCCACGCTCAAGGCCATAGAAGACCTGCATCTGGCCGATGCCGCGCCGGCCACCAGGGCTTTGCTGCGCGCCGAGCATGTGCTGCAGCAGGTGATGGGCACGCTGGACAACACCCTGGCCGCCGGCACAATCTTGGCGGCCGGAGGCAAGGCCGGCGCCTCCAGCGAAACCGATCTGCCCACGCTGATCAAGCTGGTGCTGCACGATATTGCGGCCGACCTGCGCCCGCGCATCGAGATGCAATGGCTGACCACGCCCCGCACCGTGCAGTTGCACCCGGCTCTGATGCGGCTGACGATTCGCAATCTGCTCAACAACGCCCTGGCCTATGCGCCCGCCGACAGCCCGGTGCAGCTGCGCATCTCCGAGTCCGACGAACCGCTGGCGCTGATCCTGGAAGTCATCGACCAGGGCCCGGGCATCCCCGAGGAACTGCTTGCGCACCTGTTCGAAAAAGGCGCTCGCGGTCATCACAGCCACAGCCGCCACGGGGCCGGCCTGGGCCTGTTCATCGTGCGCTCGGTCCTGCAGTTGCACCAGGGTACAGTGCAAGCTCTGCCGCACAGTCCGCATGGCACGGTCATGCGTCTGGTCATTCCCCAAGGTCTTGCCGAATAAGGTCCGCCGCCCATGCTGCCTGCCACTCTTGCCCTGGTCGACGACGACACCGATTACCGCGAATTCCTGGCTCAGCACTTGCGCAGCCAGGGGGTGAATGTCACGGCATACGGCGACAGCAGCGACCTGCTGGCCGACGACGCGCCCTATCGCTTCGACTTCTATGTGCTGGATCTGATGCTGCCCGGCGTGGCCGGCACCGAGCTGCTGCGCATCATCCGCAAGCGCACCCAGGCCGGCGTGCTCATCGTCTCGGGACGCCTGGGACCGGAGGTGTTTGCCGAGGTCATCAACGCCGGTGCAGATATGTATCTGACCAAGCCCGTGACCTTCGAGCAAGTGGAACTGGCCGTGCGCGCCGTGCACCGGCGCATCATGACCACGGCACGCACGGCCACAGCCTGGAAGCTGGACAGCCGCCGCAGCCTGCTGACCGCGCCCGACGGCCAGAGCGTGGAACTGGGAGTCACCGATCTGATACTGATGGAGTGTTTTTTGCAGGCCCGGGGCGACACCGTCAGCCGGGACCACATTCGCAGCCTGCTGGCCCATACCAGCGCAGCCGAATCCGACAACAGCCTGCACGCCACCATCTACCGGCTGCGCCGCCGCATCGAAAAGGCAACCCCCGTGGCCGTGCCGCTGCAGTCACAGCAGAAGGTGGGCTACCAGTTCCGCGCTCCGCTGATAGCCGCCTGAGCAGGCCGGCTCAGACCGCAAAACAAGAACGGGCCCGCAGGCCCGTTGCGCGTCTTCAGAGCAGCTGAATCACATCACGAACCTGGACTCCACGTCCGACACCTTGCGCCTGGCCAGGGCCAGGTTGGCGCGGCCGTTGTCCAGCACGTAGTAGATGAAGATGCCGTTGATCTTCTCGGCCGGGCGCAGGATGTGATACTGCTTGCCCAGGGTGATGAGAATGTCTTCGATGCTGTCGTTCAGGCCCAGGGACTGCATGGTCTTCATCTTGGCGCGCACCACCTCGGTATTGCCCGCAGCGGCCAGTTCCAGGTCCACGCCCGAGCCGATGCTGCCGAGCAGCATGCCGCTGTTGTAATCCACCACTGCAGCGCACATGGCGCCATCCAGGGTCATCAGGTCTTGCAGGCTTTCGTTCAGATTCGCCATCAGGAGCTCCTTGGTAAAGATTGGCTGGCCGATATCGGAAGATGCTCAATTTGTTTCAAGCTTAACGAATCATTTCTGAGCGCGGACATCCACTTATGACAGACAAAACCCTGTCATTTGATGGCATGCACTCACTTCAAGATGAAAAAGGGCACCCGAAAAAACCGCCCAATCCACTGCTGAGCCAGACCAGGCGAGCGATCACAGCTATCGCTTCAGAAGAGATCCCGCAGCGCTTTCGGCGCGTGCCGAGGCGGCCGTCGCTGAAGT
This DNA window, taken from Comamonas testosteroni TK102, encodes the following:
- a CDS encoding TonB-dependent siderophore receptor, whose protein sequence is MLHHRSLHLSALALACAMSAQAQTPSPTAQRHYDMPAQPLGSTLARIAADSGQQLSLDAELVRGHTAPALLGSYTAEQAARAALARSGLELVHTAGGNWSLRAAPAGKPASAAEPQQGSGATLAEVRVTAQAERHATTEQTGSYTSRAVTIGKGEQAMKDIPQSISVVTRQLMDEQNATSVYDALASTTGITLLQSPQGGKYIYSRGFDIATLQYDGVNVQRLYGRSSNYGGSTAIYDRAEILRGSAGLLQGGGDPSGAVNLARKRPLKEGGVSVTAKAGSWDRYAAQVDGSRALNAEGTLRGRVVLDVEDEHSFIDYVNRRNNTLYGTLEYDLSPQTQVSIGASYESFKGRPFISGLPRYSDGRDIALPRSTYLGANWNRQDNSTRTLYADLTHQFNDHWRAKVSAIQVQEDVYLKYASSQRAVNPATGLGGTVANITDASQKASGIDANLTGEFTAFGRRHEMVLGASYNHTRLNTDYSSKTPFTPIDVFAPNPYRAEPSDAEIRYANTENRLATTRQLGAYAALRLQLSDPLKLVVGGRAASYKTIWDTTVTTLGTATPSSTLQDNHRFMPFSGLIYAINPSWSAYASYANIFNPQWSLNAAGQNLKPIQGATYEVGLKGEILGGRANTAFALYRVDQKNRATEDLSSGPNCRDGYYCYSDDGRVRSQGLDAEISGELSRGWNLFAGYTFNRNTYERDINNQGLDFNTYTPKHMLRLWTTYQLPGAWSAFTLGGGVNTQSASYRKIGTVDITAPGRAVWSSYVRYQINRQWQASLNFNNMFDKRYYTSIGNLVNSSHYGDPRNVMLTLRGTF
- a CDS encoding DUF2214 family protein — protein: MTFEAVLASAHLLAILTLVVFLTSQAALCRVEWMNVAVVQRLARLDMIYGIAAIVLLLTGIARLLWGVKGMGAYTASPLFHLKMTLFVIAFLLSLKPTLTFRRWKRTLDASGQLPAPDEIKQARKWVMWQGHVVPVIAVVAIFWARGM
- a CDS encoding LysR family transcriptional regulator — its product is MDKLKAFESFVSVATRGSLTAAAKAEGVAPAIMGRRLDALEEHLGVKLMVRTTRRISLTHEGSAFLEDCQRLLSDVCNAEASVSAGGVKATGHLRITAPAGFGRRHVAPLVPRFRDLHPDVTISLNLSDRVVDLAGEGFDCAVRVGDLPDSALVSVRIADNRRLCVATPGYLERRGTPKHPSELTQHDCLTLSSDASQTRGWAFRIPHPESGTSEVVHFKPGGPLDCSDGQVLHDWCLGGWGIAWRSTWEVEAEIAAGRLVPVLEEFAAPPNGIFVVFPQRKHMPLRVRMWIDYLKHHYNQPDFFRLGVDL
- a CDS encoding sensor histidine kinase; the protein is MSFSPVSAAQLADLLGRSGQGCALWNAKGVLLMATPAWCQWLEVDEGASPVGQPLQRLLPASIWHTHGQRFAAAARGLRQEYDDTRSGDFGAQRHRRIQLTPGAADAQGRHEVLMQLSDIDREYARGEVMARQREQLQALHEQLRSHRQDAGELDRLRTLLDWRTAMLSEHNEMLQLLSHEIRQPLNNASAAMQATLKAIEDLHLADAAPATRALLRAEHVLQQVMGTLDNTLAAGTILAAGGKAGASSETDLPTLIKLVLHDIAADLRPRIEMQWLTTPRTVQLHPALMRLTIRNLLNNALAYAPADSPVQLRISESDEPLALILEVIDQGPGIPEELLAHLFEKGARGHHSHSRHGAGLGLFIVRSVLQLHQGTVQALPHSPHGTVMRLVIPQGLAE
- a CDS encoding response regulator transcription factor translates to MLPATLALVDDDTDYREFLAQHLRSQGVNVTAYGDSSDLLADDAPYRFDFYVLDLMLPGVAGTELLRIIRKRTQAGVLIVSGRLGPEVFAEVINAGADMYLTKPVTFEQVELAVRAVHRRIMTTARTATAWKLDSRRSLLTAPDGQSVELGVTDLILMECFLQARGDTVSRDHIRSLLAHTSAAESDNSLHATIYRLRRRIEKATPVAVPLQSQQKVGYQFRAPLIAA